One Anaerobacillus alkaliphilus DNA window includes the following coding sequences:
- the mutL gene encoding DNA mismatch repair endonuclease MutL, whose product MGKIVKLDEYLSNKIAAGEVVERPASIVKELVENSIDANSSSILIEVEEGGLQKIRIVDNGDGMDEEDCLLAFHRHATSKIRTDKDLFRIRTLGFRGEALPSIASVSNLQLKTCTGTGAGTVVVIEGGKIIEHGSSPSRKGTDITITHLFYNTPARLKYLKTIHTELGNITDFVYRLALAHPTISFRLDHNGKKVFSSNGNGDLKQVIAAIYGMNIAKQLLYFENSSLDFKISGYACKPEVTRASRQYMSTFINYRYIKNFSLSRAIQDGYHTLLPIGRYPVVVLHIEMDPTLIDVNVHPSKLEVRLSKEEELTKLVTDTIKATFKQVQLIPEVKKPKLEKEKSEQIPFTLQHESAPEKTFFKKEQVEEERFTLRETLEEENYEEMLPSETFKTSIEEKPNVSATATFTAEAAFPLATQEDKRLPIDERVPVLYPIGQMHGTYILAQNDNGLYIIDQHAAQERIKYEYFREKVSEDMKQLQDLLVPLTFEFTGAEVERLKENTVVLQTLGIFMEEFGQQTFLVRSHPIWFPKGLEEEIIKDIVEEVMNGKKVTIGSLREEAAILMSCKAAIKANRFLRNDEMFSLLETLRKCEDPFTCPHGRPIFIHFTTYEMEKMFKRIM is encoded by the coding sequence ATGGGCAAAATTGTAAAATTAGATGAATATTTATCAAATAAAATTGCAGCGGGAGAAGTTGTTGAAAGACCTGCTTCAATTGTTAAAGAACTAGTGGAAAATTCAATTGATGCGAATAGTAGCTCTATCCTAATTGAAGTTGAAGAAGGCGGGTTACAAAAAATACGGATTGTTGACAATGGTGATGGGATGGACGAGGAAGATTGCTTACTAGCGTTTCATCGTCATGCTACTAGTAAAATCCGTACTGATAAAGATTTGTTTCGAATACGTACATTAGGTTTTCGTGGTGAGGCTCTCCCTAGTATTGCTTCAGTATCTAACTTACAATTAAAAACTTGTACTGGTACTGGCGCAGGAACGGTAGTAGTGATTGAAGGTGGTAAGATTATTGAGCACGGGTCTTCACCAAGTCGTAAAGGAACTGACATTACGATTACACATCTGTTTTATAATACTCCTGCTAGATTGAAGTATTTAAAAACAATCCATACCGAACTCGGAAATATTACAGATTTCGTATATCGGTTGGCTTTAGCACATCCAACAATCTCATTTCGACTAGACCACAACGGAAAAAAAGTGTTTTCATCTAATGGGAATGGTGACCTGAAGCAAGTAATAGCTGCTATCTACGGGATGAATATAGCGAAACAATTGTTGTATTTTGAGAATTCTTCGTTAGATTTTAAGATATCAGGATACGCATGTAAGCCAGAGGTAACAAGAGCATCAAGACAATATATGTCTACGTTTATTAATTATCGTTACATTAAAAACTTTTCCCTATCGAGAGCCATTCAAGACGGATACCATACGCTATTACCAATAGGTCGCTATCCTGTTGTTGTTTTGCATATTGAAATGGATCCGACATTAATAGATGTGAATGTTCACCCATCGAAACTAGAAGTTCGTCTGAGCAAGGAAGAAGAGTTAACTAAACTTGTGACAGATACGATAAAAGCAACATTTAAACAAGTGCAGTTAATTCCTGAGGTGAAAAAACCAAAACTTGAAAAAGAGAAATCAGAGCAAATCCCATTTACTCTTCAGCATGAGTCTGCACCTGAAAAAACATTCTTTAAAAAAGAACAGGTCGAAGAGGAACGTTTCACATTAAGAGAAACCCTAGAGGAAGAAAATTATGAAGAGATGTTACCATCTGAAACTTTTAAAACATCAATAGAGGAAAAGCCAAACGTCAGCGCTACTGCTACATTTACAGCTGAAGCAGCTTTCCCTTTAGCTACACAAGAAGATAAGAGGCTTCCTATAGATGAGAGAGTACCTGTATTGTATCCTATTGGCCAAATGCACGGCACCTACATTTTGGCTCAAAACGATAACGGCTTATATATCATTGATCAACATGCTGCACAAGAACGAATCAAGTATGAATATTTTCGTGAGAAAGTTAGCGAGGATATGAAGCAATTACAAGATTTATTAGTCCCCCTGACATTTGAATTTACGGGTGCAGAAGTTGAGAGATTAAAAGAGAATACAGTCGTACTCCAAACATTAGGTATTTTCATGGAAGAATTTGGTCAACAGACATTTCTCGTTCGTTCCCATCCCATTTGGTTTCCAAAAGGTCTTGAAGAGGAAATCATTAAGGATATTGTTGAGGAAGTGATGAACGGAAAGAAGGTAACAATAGGTTCACTCCGTGAAGAAGCAGCGATACTTATGTCTTGTAAAGCGGCGATTAAAGCGAATCGTTTTCTTAGGAATGATGAAATGTTTTCGCTTCTTGAAACACTTAGGAAATGTGAAGACCCATTTACATGCCCACATGGGAGACCGATTTTTATTCACTTTACAACGTATGAGATGGAAAAAATGTTTAAACGAATTATGTAA
- the mutS gene encoding DNA mismatch repair protein MutS encodes MAEHTPMIKQYLTIKAHYKDAFLFFRLGDFYEMFFDDAKLAAQELEITLTSRGTGVDSERIPMCGVPYHAAEQYIQQLIEKGYKVALCEQTEDPKQAKGVVRREVVKLITPGTVMEGKIIQEKENNFIASVSDFHDETYGFALTDLTTGESFVTIIQGSWQEVINEIATSGAKEIILAPNHSEEKIRQLLQQINVTHSYEESDQLPEALLPLCEGLAQQKLLQTYGRLSSYLVRTQKRSLDHLQPVVYYTPTDFMRIDLHSKRNLELVETLRDKKKKGSLLWLLDKTVTAMGGRLLKQWLERPLIVKEHIEKRLSMVETLIEEFFQREELRESLKEVYDLERLAGKVAYGNVNARELIQLKRSLQQIPVIVSIVQQMNNNYGHDLVKDIDLCEDLFVLLQNSLKEDPPISIKEGGIILDGYHSQLDQYRDASRNGKSWIAELEQKEKQATGIKSLKIGYNKVFGYYIEVTRANLANLAEGRYERKQTLSNAERFITPELKEKEALILEAEEKIEQLEYELFIQIREQVKYYITKLQYVAKKLSEIDVLQSFAYVSEDNQYTKPEFNEDREISIIDGRHPVVEKVLASGEYVPNDVQMHQEREILLITGPNMAGKSTYMRQLALIAIMGQIGCYVPATKVRIPIFDQVFTRIGAADDLASGQSTFMVEMLETKNAISKATTNSLILLDEIGRGTSTYDGMALAQAIIEYIHEEVGAKTLFSTHYHELTVLDQELSALKNVHVSAVEENGKVVFLHKVVDGQADKSYGIYVAELAELPEKVISRAKTILASLENQPVISQVKEVDGPVQLSLFMDQSEAPKKQPKPSLDDDEKKVLTSLKKLDILNITPIEAIQKLNELQKKLK; translated from the coding sequence ATGGCAGAACATACGCCTATGATAAAACAATACTTAACGATAAAGGCACATTACAAAGATGCCTTTTTATTTTTTCGTTTAGGAGATTTCTATGAAATGTTCTTTGATGATGCTAAATTAGCAGCTCAAGAACTTGAAATAACACTAACGAGTCGCGGAACTGGTGTAGATAGTGAACGAATTCCTATGTGTGGAGTTCCCTATCATGCCGCTGAACAATATATACAACAATTAATTGAAAAGGGATATAAGGTGGCCCTTTGTGAGCAAACTGAAGACCCGAAACAGGCAAAAGGAGTAGTTAGACGAGAGGTCGTTAAATTAATAACTCCTGGAACGGTGATGGAAGGGAAGATTATTCAAGAGAAAGAGAATAACTTTATCGCTTCTGTTAGTGATTTTCACGATGAAACATATGGATTTGCTCTTACTGATTTAACTACGGGAGAGAGTTTTGTAACAATTATTCAGGGAAGTTGGCAAGAGGTAATTAATGAAATTGCTACTTCTGGAGCAAAAGAAATTATACTGGCACCAAATCATAGTGAGGAAAAAATTAGACAGCTTTTACAACAAATTAACGTTACACATTCCTACGAAGAAAGTGATCAGCTCCCAGAAGCCCTATTGCCACTATGTGAAGGACTAGCTCAACAGAAATTGTTGCAAACCTACGGTCGGCTAAGCTCGTATCTAGTTCGAACCCAAAAACGTTCATTGGATCATTTGCAGCCTGTTGTTTACTACACACCTACAGATTTTATGAGAATAGATCTGCATTCAAAACGTAATTTAGAGCTAGTAGAAACATTACGTGACAAAAAAAAGAAAGGCTCTCTTCTTTGGCTACTTGATAAAACGGTTACTGCTATGGGTGGTAGACTTCTAAAACAATGGCTCGAACGCCCGCTTATTGTAAAAGAACATATTGAGAAGCGTCTTAGTATGGTTGAAACGCTTATTGAAGAGTTTTTTCAACGTGAAGAATTGCGTGAAAGCCTTAAAGAAGTATATGATTTAGAGCGTTTAGCTGGTAAGGTTGCCTATGGTAACGTAAATGCCCGGGAACTTATACAGTTAAAACGATCACTACAACAAATTCCGGTGATTGTTTCTATTGTTCAACAGATGAACAATAATTACGGTCACGACTTGGTCAAAGACATAGATTTATGTGAAGATTTATTTGTCCTTTTACAAAACTCGTTAAAAGAAGATCCACCGATCTCAATTAAAGAAGGTGGAATTATCCTTGACGGGTATCATTCCCAGCTTGATCAATACCGAGATGCTAGTAGGAACGGTAAAAGTTGGATTGCTGAACTTGAACAAAAGGAAAAACAGGCAACCGGGATTAAGTCGTTAAAAATAGGCTATAACAAGGTGTTTGGTTACTATATTGAGGTGACCAGGGCAAACTTAGCAAATCTCGCGGAAGGGCGTTATGAAAGGAAACAAACACTATCTAACGCAGAGCGCTTTATTACACCTGAACTTAAGGAAAAAGAGGCACTTATTTTAGAAGCTGAAGAAAAAATTGAACAGCTTGAATATGAGTTATTTATCCAAATTCGCGAACAAGTTAAGTATTACATCACGAAACTGCAATATGTCGCGAAGAAGCTTAGTGAAATAGATGTACTTCAGAGCTTTGCTTACGTTAGTGAGGATAACCAATACACGAAGCCCGAGTTTAATGAAGATCGGGAAATATCTATCATAGATGGTAGACATCCTGTCGTAGAAAAGGTACTTGCCTCAGGGGAATATGTACCAAACGACGTGCAAATGCATCAAGAAAGAGAAATATTATTAATTACCGGTCCAAATATGGCTGGTAAAAGTACCTATATGCGTCAACTAGCCTTAATTGCGATTATGGGGCAAATTGGTTGCTACGTACCAGCAACTAAAGTAAGGATACCTATATTTGATCAGGTGTTTACGAGAATAGGAGCTGCTGATGACCTTGCTAGTGGTCAAAGTACCTTTATGGTTGAAATGTTAGAAACAAAAAATGCGATTTCTAAAGCAACGACAAATAGTTTGATATTATTAGATGAGATTGGTAGAGGAACGTCAACTTATGATGGAATGGCTTTGGCTCAAGCGATTATTGAGTATATTCATGAGGAAGTCGGTGCAAAAACATTGTTTTCCACACATTACCATGAATTAACAGTTCTTGATCAAGAGCTCTCTGCGTTGAAAAATGTTCATGTAAGTGCTGTTGAAGAAAACGGAAAAGTCGTATTTTTACACAAGGTTGTTGATGGACAAGCGGACAAAAGTTATGGAATTTACGTTGCTGAACTGGCCGAGTTACCCGAAAAAGTAATTTCAAGAGCGAAAACAATTCTTGCATCATTAGAAAATCAACCTGTCATTTCACAAGTGAAAGAAGTAGACGGACCAGTACAACTATCCTTATTTATGGATCAAAGTGAAGCACCAAAAAAGCAACCGAAACCAAGCTTAGATGATGATGAGAAAAAAGTACTAACTTCTCTAAAGAAGCTAGATATACTCAACATTACACCAATTGAAGCAATTCAAAAGCTGAATGAGCTACAAAAAAAATTGAAATAA
- a CDS encoding putative amidoligase domain-containing protein translates to MESLKEEIQSFNQRFQPNKDQLPITKLSEHGIRSVSAKEKNKSQLKVRAFHFIPLSIKRVASVSPMLVHTNTTWVDVDEFFYFERELREFALQCLYLTNTILGECVVQRNSNREIRVVEVRPISVDQLTARERELLSKELKTYRHAQQLSFGADLELMLKSEKTGRYMNGEMLKGYQFGFDQAIALYQSKVYHPIIEIRPKPASDMNNLHRNLLALFTQLIDEIDNYQLTTITEPNPTGRFFLGGHLHFGNIPFTFKHVRVLDQFVAIPLSIVEKNPSYRRRNNYGRLGSVRKNDYNGFEYRVLPTWFQHIPNSLPLLLWVEHLLENVSRLEVPFFDKDYLLGYYHKQIQRDSIDQWVFDHQEYFVEEEDKKLFLSFVDYLKKL, encoded by the coding sequence ATGGAAAGTCTAAAAGAGGAAATTCAATCCTTCAATCAAAGATTTCAACCGAACAAAGACCAACTGCCAATTACAAAACTTAGCGAACATGGCATCAGGAGTGTGAGTGCTAAAGAAAAAAATAAATCCCAGCTTAAGGTTCGAGCCTTTCATTTTATCCCACTATCAATAAAACGGGTCGCTTCTGTTTCACCGATGTTGGTTCATACAAACACTACATGGGTTGATGTAGATGAGTTCTTCTACTTTGAAAGAGAGCTACGAGAATTTGCTCTTCAATGCCTCTATTTAACGAATACTATTCTAGGTGAGTGTGTTGTTCAACGGAATAGCAATAGAGAAATACGTGTTGTTGAGGTAAGACCAATCTCAGTTGACCAATTGACGGCAAGAGAAAGAGAATTATTATCGAAAGAACTAAAAACCTATAGACATGCGCAACAACTTTCATTTGGTGCCGATCTAGAACTCATGCTTAAAAGTGAGAAAACAGGTCGATACATGAATGGTGAGATGTTAAAGGGTTATCAATTTGGCTTTGATCAAGCGATTGCTCTATACCAAAGCAAAGTGTATCATCCGATTATTGAAATTAGACCAAAACCTGCGAGTGATATGAACAATCTACATAGAAATTTACTCGCTTTATTTACTCAACTTATCGATGAGATAGATAATTATCAATTAACAACAATTACTGAACCAAACCCAACTGGACGCTTTTTTCTTGGTGGCCATTTGCATTTTGGAAATATCCCTTTTACATTTAAACATGTCAGAGTGTTGGACCAATTCGTCGCAATTCCATTATCTATCGTAGAAAAAAATCCTTCATATCGACGAAGAAACAATTATGGAAGATTAGGATCAGTAAGGAAGAATGACTATAATGGCTTTGAATATAGGGTACTGCCCACATGGTTTCAACATATTCCCAACAGTTTACCTCTATTATTGTGGGTAGAGCATCTATTAGAAAATGTGTCGAGACTAGAGGTTCCATTCTTTGATAAAGACTACTTATTAGGTTATTATCATAAGCAAATCCAAAGAGATTCAATTGATCAATGGGTGTTTGATCATCAAGAGTATTTCGTAGAAGAGGAAGACAAAAAACTTTTTTTAAGCTTCGTCGACTATTTGAAAAAACTTTGA
- a CDS encoding outer spore coat protein CotE — translation MSLEKELNYREIITKAVCGKGRKFSQASHTIRPTHKPSSILGCWIINHKYEAEKKGDCIEVRGSYDINNWYSYSNNTKTEVATETVTYTDVVPLTLQDKNVLSDDLEVIARAIQQPNTLEATIAPNGTSVIVQVEREFLVEVIGETKVCVYVNPDGISDDLDAKTWDYDVEDEEFEDLDPNFLAGELEE, via the coding sequence ATGTCACTAGAAAAAGAATTAAATTACAGAGAGATTATAACAAAAGCCGTTTGTGGAAAAGGAAGAAAGTTCTCACAGGCTAGTCATACGATACGTCCTACCCATAAACCGTCAAGTATTTTAGGTTGTTGGATTATCAATCACAAGTATGAAGCTGAGAAAAAAGGGGACTGCATTGAAGTTCGTGGAAGCTATGATATTAATAATTGGTATTCTTATAGTAACAACACAAAAACAGAAGTTGCTACTGAAACAGTTACTTATACAGATGTCGTTCCACTTACTCTACAAGACAAAAACGTCTTGTCTGACGATTTAGAAGTCATTGCAAGAGCAATTCAACAGCCAAATACTCTTGAAGCGACAATTGCACCAAATGGCACGAGTGTGATCGTTCAAGTAGAACGTGAATTTTTAGTAGAAGTCATTGGTGAAACTAAGGTTTGTGTATATGTAAATCCAGATGGAATTAGTGATGATTTAGATGCTAAGACTTGGGATTATGATGTAGAGGATGAAGAATTTGAGGATTTAGATCCTAATTTCTTAGCAGGAGAACTAGAAGAATAG
- a CDS encoding RicAFT regulatory complex protein RicA family protein has product MTKTFTKDEIVEKAQEIAKMIAETEEVEFFKQAELQVNENPKIQQLISQIKLAQKEAVNLEHYAKAEALKKAEVKIDALQDELDEIPLVKEFKQSQMEVNGLLQLVATTISNTVTDEIIKSTGGDVLKGTTTKKS; this is encoded by the coding sequence ATGACAAAAACATTCACAAAAGATGAAATCGTAGAAAAAGCACAAGAAATTGCAAAAATGATCGCTGAAACAGAGGAAGTAGAATTTTTTAAACAAGCGGAACTTCAAGTTAATGAAAATCCAAAAATTCAACAGTTAATCAGCCAAATTAAACTTGCCCAAAAAGAAGCTGTAAATTTAGAGCACTATGCAAAAGCAGAAGCTTTAAAAAAGGCTGAGGTTAAGATAGATGCTCTTCAAGATGAGTTAGATGAAATCCCATTGGTAAAAGAGTTTAAACAATCTCAAATGGAAGTTAATGGTTTACTGCAATTAGTAGCAACGACAATTTCTAATACAGTAACAGATGAGATTATTAAGTCAACTGGTGGCGATGTTTTAAAAGGAACAACAACAAAAAAGAGCTGA
- the miaB gene encoding tRNA (N6-isopentenyl adenosine(37)-C2)-methylthiotransferase MiaB, with protein MNEQQKKEMMINIDLSSADKKSDQKKDYGQYFQTTFTQPSLKEAKRRGKEDIEIHYNFDIPQEMRNLGAGKKFLIRTYGCQMNEHDSENMAGILLEMGFEPTAITEEADVILLNTCAIRENAENKVFGEVGHLKPLKIEKPELVIGVCGCMSQEESVVNRILQKHQHVDLIFGTHNIHRLPHLLKDAIYSKEMVVEVWSKEGDIIENMPRARRGQLQGWVNIMYGCDKFCTYCIVPYTRGKERSRLPEDIISEVRELARLGYKEITLLGQNVNAYGKDFDDMEYGLGHLMDDIRKIDIPRVRFTTSHPRDFDDYLIDVIAKGGNLVEHIHLPVQSGNTEILKLMARKYTREQYIELANKIKERIPNATLTTDIIVGFPNETEEQFEDTLNLVKEMEFDSAYTYIYSPREGTPAAKMEDNVPLEVKRDRLQRLNAVVNEYSAIRNKQLEGTIVEVLVEGESKKNPDVLSGRTRTNKLVNFVAPKSIIGEIVHVKITEAKTWSLNGQVVEKVEV; from the coding sequence ATGAACGAACAACAAAAAAAAGAAATGATGATTAACATTGATCTTTCGTCTGCGGACAAAAAATCCGATCAGAAAAAAGATTATGGACAATATTTTCAAACGACATTTACGCAACCGAGCTTGAAAGAAGCAAAACGTCGAGGTAAAGAAGATATAGAAATCCATTATAATTTTGATATTCCACAAGAAATGCGTAATTTAGGAGCAGGAAAAAAGTTTCTTATCCGCACATATGGCTGCCAAATGAATGAACATGACTCAGAAAATATGGCAGGAATTTTGTTGGAAATGGGATTTGAGCCTACTGCAATCACAGAAGAGGCTGATGTCATTCTTTTAAATACATGTGCAATTCGTGAAAATGCTGAAAATAAAGTGTTTGGTGAGGTAGGGCATTTAAAACCGCTAAAAATTGAAAAGCCTGAACTAGTCATCGGTGTTTGTGGTTGTATGTCTCAAGAAGAATCAGTAGTAAATCGAATTCTTCAAAAGCATCAGCATGTCGATTTAATCTTTGGTACTCATAATATTCACCGTCTGCCTCATTTATTAAAAGATGCTATTTATAGCAAAGAAATGGTTGTTGAGGTATGGTCTAAAGAAGGAGATATTATTGAGAATATGCCTCGGGCTCGTCGCGGTCAATTACAAGGGTGGGTAAACATTATGTATGGCTGTGACAAGTTCTGTACGTACTGTATTGTGCCTTATACACGAGGAAAAGAGAGAAGCCGTCTTCCAGAAGATATTATTTCCGAAGTTCGGGAACTAGCCCGTCTTGGTTATAAAGAAATTACGTTACTAGGGCAAAATGTAAATGCCTATGGGAAAGACTTTGATGATATGGAGTACGGTTTAGGTCATCTAATGGATGATATCCGTAAAATTGATATTCCGCGTGTGCGCTTTACAACGAGTCATCCTCGTGATTTTGATGATTATTTAATTGATGTAATAGCTAAAGGTGGAAATTTAGTTGAACATATTCATTTACCAGTTCAAAGTGGGAATACTGAGATCTTAAAGTTAATGGCTAGAAAATACACGAGAGAACAGTATATTGAATTAGCAAATAAAATAAAAGAGCGTATTCCAAATGCAACTCTGACAACTGATATTATTGTTGGCTTCCCTAACGAAACAGAAGAGCAGTTCGAAGATACGTTAAACCTTGTAAAAGAAATGGAGTTTGATAGTGCCTATACGTATATCTATTCACCTAGGGAAGGTACTCCTGCTGCAAAAATGGAAGATAATGTTCCACTAGAGGTCAAACGTGATCGTCTTCAACGTTTAAATGCTGTAGTTAATGAATATTCTGCAATAAGAAATAAACAACTTGAAGGCACCATTGTTGAGGTTCTTGTCGAAGGTGAAAGTAAGAAAAACCCTGATGTTCTTTCTGGTAGAACTAGAACAAACAAACTTGTAAATTTTGTTGCTCCTAAGTCTATTATTGGAGAGATAGTTCATGTTAAAATAACAGAAGCAAAAACATGGTCACTAAATGGTCAAGTAGTTGAAAAAGTAGAGGTGTAA
- a CDS encoding 2-oxoacid:ferredoxin oxidoreductase subunit beta, with the protein MATFKDFRNNIKPNWCPGCGDFSVQAAIQRAAANVGLTPENLAVVSGIGCSGRISGYINSYGFHGIHGRALPIAQGVKMANRELTVIASGGDGDGFAIGMGHTVHAIRRNIDVTYIVMDNQIYGLTKGQTSPRSEMGFKTKSTPSGSIESAIGIMELAISAGAGFVAQSFSSDLKELTSIIEQGINHKGFSFINVFSPCVTFNKVNTYEWFKENIVKLDSIEGYDPTNRAQAVNTLMEHNGLVTGLIYQNKEKPSYEQLVPGFKETPLVNEELTLEKETFDKLLTEFM; encoded by the coding sequence ATGGCTACATTTAAAGACTTCCGAAATAATATTAAACCAAACTGGTGTCCAGGATGTGGTGACTTCTCAGTACAAGCTGCCATCCAAAGAGCTGCCGCTAATGTTGGATTAACACCAGAAAACCTTGCAGTAGTTTCTGGTATTGGATGTTCAGGTCGTATTTCTGGATATATTAACTCTTATGGGTTTCATGGGATTCACGGTCGTGCCCTTCCGATTGCTCAAGGGGTCAAAATGGCCAACCGTGAACTAACTGTTATCGCTTCTGGTGGAGATGGAGATGGATTTGCAATTGGAATGGGGCACACTGTTCATGCCATTAGAAGAAATATAGATGTCACTTATATCGTAATGGATAATCAAATATATGGTTTAACAAAAGGTCAAACATCACCTCGTAGTGAGATGGGCTTTAAAACAAAAAGTACACCATCAGGTTCAATTGAATCTGCCATTGGTATTATGGAGCTAGCAATTTCAGCTGGTGCAGGCTTTGTTGCTCAAAGCTTTTCAAGTGATTTAAAAGAATTAACTTCAATTATTGAACAAGGGATTAACCATAAAGGTTTTTCATTCATAAATGTATTTAGCCCATGTGTTACATTCAACAAAGTAAATACTTATGAATGGTTTAAAGAGAATATTGTGAAATTAGACTCAATTGAAGGATATGATCCGACAAATCGAGCACAAGCCGTGAACACATTAATGGAGCATAATGGTCTAGTAACTGGCTTGATCTATCAAAACAAAGAAAAACCTTCTTATGAGCAATTAGTTCCAGGCTTTAAAGAAACGCCTCTTGTAAATGAAGAGCTTACATTAGAAAAAGAAACATTTGATAAATTATTAACTGAATTTATGTAA
- a CDS encoding 2-oxoacid:acceptor oxidoreductase subunit alpha — MIKQLSWKVGGQQGEGIESTGEIFAIALNRLGYYLYGYRHFSSRIKGGHTNNKIRVSTKAINSISDDLDILVAFDQETIDVNIHELSDGGVVIADTKFGPKLPEGSKGTLYAVPFTDIASELGTSLMKNMVAVGASSAVLGLAPNDYHEVVEEIFARKGSSVVEKNMEAIKRGAEYILEAAGGQIQSFELEKADGKKRMFMIGNDAIALGALAGGARFMPAYPITPASEIMEYLTKKLPEFGGTVIQTEDEIAACTMAIGANYAGVRTLTASAGPGLSLMMEAIGLAGITETPLVIVDTQRGGPSTGLPTKQEQSDLMAMIYGTHGEIPKVVIAPSTVEEAFYDSAEAFNIAEEYQCPVIILTDLALSLGKQTVEPLDHSRIQIRRGKLDLNAELPDLGGEYFKRYEVTEDGISPRVVPGMKHGIHHVTGVEHNEQGKPSEDPTNRINQMNKRLGKLSNLHENFLNPIFTNAPHEEADLLVIGFNSTRGTIEEVLPRFDKDGLKVNHAQVRLLHPFPTDELKPLIDRAKKVVVVENNATGQLANIIKMNVGTTKLENVLKYDGNPFLPSEIYNQCKELL, encoded by the coding sequence ATGATCAAACAACTTTCGTGGAAAGTTGGAGGACAACAAGGGGAAGGTATCGAAAGTACCGGAGAAATATTTGCTATAGCACTTAATAGATTGGGTTATTATCTTTATGGCTACCGTCATTTTTCTTCTCGAATTAAAGGTGGACATACAAATAACAAAATACGTGTAAGTACGAAAGCAATCAACTCGATTTCTGATGATTTAGATATATTAGTTGCCTTCGATCAAGAAACAATCGATGTCAACATTCATGAATTAAGCGACGGCGGTGTTGTCATTGCCGATACTAAATTTGGCCCTAAGCTTCCTGAAGGATCAAAAGGAACATTGTATGCTGTTCCTTTTACAGATATTGCAAGCGAACTAGGGACATCACTAATGAAAAACATGGTAGCAGTCGGTGCGTCTAGTGCAGTTTTAGGGTTAGCTCCTAATGATTACCATGAAGTAGTAGAAGAAATTTTCGCACGTAAAGGTAGTTCTGTTGTTGAAAAAAACATGGAAGCTATTAAACGTGGTGCTGAATATATACTTGAGGCTGCTGGCGGACAAATTCAGTCATTTGAACTTGAAAAAGCAGATGGTAAGAAACGTATGTTTATGATTGGAAACGACGCCATCGCTTTAGGAGCTCTAGCAGGTGGAGCGAGATTTATGCCTGCATACCCGATTACTCCTGCCTCAGAGATTATGGAATACTTAACGAAGAAGTTACCTGAGTTTGGTGGAACTGTTATTCAAACAGAAGACGAAATCGCTGCTTGTACGATGGCCATCGGTGCCAACTATGCTGGGGTCCGTACATTAACAGCATCTGCAGGTCCTGGTTTATCATTAATGATGGAGGCTATTGGTTTAGCTGGAATTACAGAAACTCCTCTAGTTATTGTTGATACCCAACGTGGCGGTCCAAGTACAGGTTTACCAACAAAACAGGAACAATCAGATTTAATGGCAATGATTTATGGAACCCATGGTGAAATTCCTAAAGTTGTTATTGCACCAAGTACTGTAGAAGAAGCATTCTATGATAGTGCTGAAGCCTTCAATATTGCAGAGGAATATCAATGTCCAGTTATTATCCTTACAGATTTAGCCTTATCTCTAGGAAAACAAACGGTGGAGCCGTTAGATCATAGCCGCATTCAAATTCGTCGTGGAAAGCTTGACTTAAATGCAGAGCTTCCAGATCTAGGTGGCGAATACTTCAAGCGTTATGAAGTAACTGAAGATGGTATTTCACCACGTGTTGTTCCTGGTATGAAACATGGTATTCACCATGTAACCGGAGTAGAGCATAACGAACAAGGAAAACCTTCTGAAGATCCAACAAACCGAATTAACCAAATGAATAAACGTCTTGGTAAACTATCAAACTTGCACGAGAACTTCTTAAATCCGATCTTCACTAATGCACCTCACGAAGAAGCTGACCTCTTAGTTATTGGCTTCAACTCTACTAGAGGAACAATTGAAGAAGTGTTACCACGCTTTGATAAAGACGGATTAAAAGTTAACCATGCGCAAGTACGTTTGTTACATCCATTCCCAACGGATGAGCTTAAACCTTTAATAGACCGTGCAAAAAAAGTTGTTGTTGTTGAAAATAACGCGACTGGACAACTTGCTAACATCATTAAAATGAATGTTGGTACTACGAAATTAGAAAATGTTCTGAAGTATGACGGTAATCCATTCTTACCATCAGAAATTTATAATCAATGCAAGGAGTTGTTATAA